The sequence GCCGTGGTGAATACTATCCGATTGCAATGGAATCTGCATTGAAATTAAAAGAGATTTCATACATTCACGCTGAAGCTTATGCAGCCGGTGAATTAAAACACGGTCCGTTAGCTTTAATTGATAGTGATATGCCTGTGGTCGTGGTTGCACCGGAAAATGATTTGCTAGAGAAAGTAAAATCTAACATTGAAGAAGTTCGTGCTCGTGGCGGTCAGCTATATGTATTTGCTGACCACGATGCAGGTTTTGAAGAAGCAGAAGGTTTTAAAACTATTGTTATGCCAAAAGTAGATGAGGTGACTGCACCGATTTTCTACACCGTGCCGTTACAACTACTTTCATACCACATTGCATTAATTAAAGGTACAGATGTAGATCAACCTCGTAACTTAGCGAAAGCGGTGACTGTAGAGTAATGTCAAAATAACGTTGTGCTAATCTTCCAATTTAAAGGTTAGGCTATTTTTATCAAAGGGCTGATTTCGCTATTATCGCAAAATCAGCCCTTTGACTTTATGGAGTTAACAAGTGAAAGATGTGTAAATTTTCTAGAAAATTTAACCGCTTGTAAGCCAGCGGGTTATTAAAATTCCGCAAATTGTCAGCACAATACCCCCTACCAAATGTAAGCTCAATACCATAGTAAACTCCCCCCATTTATCGGCTAATAATTTCTCGCTTAATTCGGCTGAAAAACTCGAAAAGGTTGTAAAGCTGCCGAGAAAACCTGTTATCAATAAAAGTTTTTCGTGTTCGCCTAAATTAAAGCCAATTGCAATGCCAATCAAGAAACAGCCTAACCAATTCACTAATAATGTACCGAATGCCAGCTGGCTAAATATCGGATTTAGCCAAACGCTTAAAGCCCAGCGAATTAAGGCACCTAATATAGCTCCGCTCGAAAGAAGAAAAATCGTATACATAAAATGATTTGCCTCATATTTATATTTTCACTTGTTATCAGGATACTACTTTTATCGATTTTTTGAAATTACACTCCAAAATAAGTTATTTTTATAAAAATAATGTGATTGAATTCACAAATTTAAATTTTGCTATTTGCTTAAAAAATATCATTTTGGCAATATCATTCCGAAAATATTTTCATTTTCAAACATTTTTCCATCGTTTTTCAATCATTTCATATTAAGGAGAAACTCTATGGACAGATCTTTACGTAACGCCTGTATTGGTGAGTTTATCGGCACAGGTTTTATTTTGTTCTTCGGTGCAGGCTGTGTAGCTGCAGCACAGTTAGCAGGAGCGAGTTTCGGTTTGTGGGAAATTGCAATTGTTTGGGGTATTGGGGTCTCTATGGCAATTTATATTTCCGCAGGTATTTCCGGTGCTCATCTTAATCCAGCCGTCACTATTGCTCTTGCAGCATTCTATGGTTTTGAAAAACACAAAATTCTTCCCTACATTATCGCTCAAATTGCCGGTGCTTTTTGTTCTGTTGCACTTATTTATTTTATGTATAGCGATCTCTTCATTGCCGCTGAAACAGCTCAAGGTATTGTAAGAGGCGAAACTGTTGGTTTTGCAGGAGTTTTCTCAACTTATCCAAATCCGAATATTACGCTTGTAACTGCCTTTATTGTGGAATTTGTGATTACGGCCGTATTAATGTCCACTATTTTAGCTATTGGTGATGACAAAAATGGCTTACCGAATAAAGCGTTAGCTGCATTGCTTATTGGTTTATTGATTGCGGTTATCGGTGGTGCAACCGGTCCGTTAACCGGCTTTGCAATGAATCCTGCCCGTGATTTTGGACCAAAACTGTTTGCATTCCTTGCCGGTTGGGGAGAAATTGCATTAACAGGTGGTAAAGAAATCCCTTATTTCATCATTCCAATCGTAGCTCCAATTTGTGGTGCATTAGCAGGTGCTTGGGGCTATAAAAATCTTATTCATAAAAACCTTCCGGCCAATAATTAGGAGTAAGCTATGAGCAAAGAATATATCATCGCACTTGATCAAGGTACAACCAGCTCTCGTGCTGTATTATTAGATAAAAATGCCAATGTTGTTGAAGTGGCACAACGTGAATTTACTCAAATTTATCCTCAAGCAGGCTGGGTAGAACATAACCCGATGGAAATTTGGGCAACACAAAGCTCAACCTTAAATGAAGTGGTAGCAAAAGCCGGCATTAAGCCGGAAAGCATTGCCGCAATTGGGATCACAAACCAGCGTGAGACCACTATTGTGTGGGAAAAAGAAAGCGGTAAACCTGTTTATAATGCGATTGTATGGCAATGCCGCCGTACTTCGCCGATTACCGATAAATTAAAAGCGGATGGTCACGACGAGTATATCCGCAAAACCACAGGTTTGGTGGTTGATCCTTATTTCTCCGGTACTAAAGTGAAGTGGATTTTAGACAATGTGGAAGGCGCGAGAGAAAAAGCCGAACGGGGTGAATTGCTCTTTGGCACAGTGGATACTTGGCTTGTCTGGAAGTTAACTCAAGGGAGAGTCCATGTTACTGACTACACTAACGCTTCCCGTACAATGTTGTTTAATATTCACACTAAACAATGGGACGATAAAATGTTGGAATTACTCAATATTCCACGCTCAATGTTGCCTGAAGTGAAAAATTCCTCTGAAGTTTACGGACAAACAAATATCGGTGGTCAAGGTGGCGTTCGTATTCCTGTGGCAGGAATTGCAGGCGACCAACAAGCTGCTCTTTATGGTCATTTGTGTGTGAGTGAAGGACAAGCAAAAAATACATACGGTACAGGCTGTTTTATGCTAATGCACACAGGGAAAACGGCAATTCAGTCTGAAAACGGCTTACTTACTACTATTGCATGTAACGCTAAGGGTGAACCGGAATACGCATTAGAAGGCTCGGTGTTTATTGCCGGTGCCTCTATTCAATGGTTACGTGATGAGCTAAAAATTGTGCATGATAGTTTTGATAGCGAATATTTTGCGACAAAAGAAGATGATTCTAATGGCGTGTATGTGGTACCTGCCTTTACCGGCTTAGGAGCACCTTATTGGGATCCGTACGCTCGAGGTGCGATTTTCGGCTTAACCCGAGGTGCAAACCGCAATCATATTGTGCGTGCAACATTAGAGTCTATCGCTTACCAAACTCGTGATGTATTAGAAGCAATGCAGTCTGATTCAAAAGCTAAGCTGCAATCATTGCGTGTGGATGGTGGAGCAACCGCAAATAATTTCTTAATGCAATTCCAAGCTGATATTTTAGATACTAAAGTAGAACGACCGAAAGTGAAAGAAGTCACCGCATTAGGGGCAGCTTATC comes from Mannheimia granulomatis and encodes:
- a CDS encoding CrcB family protein; translated protein: MYTIFLLSSGAILGALIRWALSVWLNPIFSQLAFGTLLVNWLGCFLIGIAIGFNLGEHEKLLLITGFLGSFTTFSSFSAELSEKLLADKWGEFTMVLSLHLVGGIVLTICGILITRWLTSG
- a CDS encoding MIP/aquaporin family protein, with protein sequence MDRSLRNACIGEFIGTGFILFFGAGCVAAAQLAGASFGLWEIAIVWGIGVSMAIYISAGISGAHLNPAVTIALAAFYGFEKHKILPYIIAQIAGAFCSVALIYFMYSDLFIAAETAQGIVRGETVGFAGVFSTYPNPNITLVTAFIVEFVITAVLMSTILAIGDDKNGLPNKALAALLIGLLIAVIGGATGPLTGFAMNPARDFGPKLFAFLAGWGEIALTGGKEIPYFIIPIVAPICGALAGAWGYKNLIHKNLPANN
- the glpK gene encoding glycerol kinase GlpK gives rise to the protein MSKEYIIALDQGTTSSRAVLLDKNANVVEVAQREFTQIYPQAGWVEHNPMEIWATQSSTLNEVVAKAGIKPESIAAIGITNQRETTIVWEKESGKPVYNAIVWQCRRTSPITDKLKADGHDEYIRKTTGLVVDPYFSGTKVKWILDNVEGAREKAERGELLFGTVDTWLVWKLTQGRVHVTDYTNASRTMLFNIHTKQWDDKMLELLNIPRSMLPEVKNSSEVYGQTNIGGQGGVRIPVAGIAGDQQAALYGHLCVSEGQAKNTYGTGCFMLMHTGKTAIQSENGLLTTIACNAKGEPEYALEGSVFIAGASIQWLRDELKIVHDSFDSEYFATKEDDSNGVYVVPAFTGLGAPYWDPYARGAIFGLTRGANRNHIVRATLESIAYQTRDVLEAMQSDSKAKLQSLRVDGGATANNFLMQFQADILDTKVERPKVKEVTALGAAYLAGLAVGFWKDLDELKDKAEIERTFTPDGDQEKRAKRYKGWKKAVRRSLEWAKEDAEE